The Terriglobales bacterium DNA window AGCGCACCGGGGAAACCTCCGTCGGCTGCGATGGAGTACTGTGCATCTGGTGTGCCGAAATCTGACGTCATGGGACTTGCCCGATTGATCTCGACTCTACAGACGCAAGCCGTCGCCGCCGGGGGGCCAGTCTCATTCGAGAAAGCACAAACTGCGCCGGAACTCTCGTCAATTCGCCAGGTCCTGATCGCGCAAAAGATTGAATCGCTGATCGCCGTTCCGATGAAGGATGGCGACGAACACATCGGCATTGTCATTCTCGAACAGTGCGGAAATGCCCGAATATTCCGCAAAGTGGACCAGATTGTTCTGAACACTATCTCGGAGCAGATCGTGATCGCGGTCAACAACGCGCGTCTGCGGAGCCTGGTGAAGAGCCTTGCTCCCACGGACGAAAAGTCGGGGCTGCTGCGCCGCTCGTCTTACCTCGACGTCCTTCTATCCGAGGTTCAGCGCAGCCTGCAAACGAAGTCTCCCGTCACGGTCGTGCTCATGAACTTCGGTTCCGCATCGGCATTGGTCAAGGAAGTAGGCGAGCCCACGGTCGAATTTGCCATGCAGGAGGTCGGTCATGTGGTTACGGCCAACATCCGGCAGAGCGACCTGGCGGTACGTTACGGGCTCACTACCATCGCGCTCATTCTCTCCGATACCACTGACAAGAATGCTTTCTTTGTAATCGACAAGTTGCGGAAGAAGACCGCCACGATGCGAGTGCCCGGGAAGAACGACCCTGTGACACTGACGGCCGGTATCGCCGAACTCGTGATGCAGTCCAAGTTCGAAGCCGTGGACATCGTGACTGAAGCGATCAACCGAGTGGAGAGCGCCCTCGAAATTGCCCGCCATGAAGGCGGCAACAGCGCCCATGCTTTGGCTCCCATGTTCGAGGCAAACGCCGTCAGCGCCTGATTTGTCCCACCCTCTGCCCCGCTGATACACTAGTTCGTTTTCGAACGGTCGTTCGAACTTTTCTGGGGTGCAATGCCAAATAGTACCGACATCGTCATTGTCAGCGGCGTACGCACGCCGATGGGCCGTTATTGCGGCAAATTGAAAGACTTTACCGCCATGGAACTTGGCGCCGCAGCAGCCAAAGGCGCACTTGAACGCGCCGGAGTGGACCCAAAGGACGTTGACCACGTCGTCTTCGGAAATGCCCAGCAGACGTCTGGCGATGCTCTCTATGGCGCGCGTCACGTGGGATTGCGGGCGGGCGTCCCCATCGAGACACCTGCGTTGACAGTGAACCGCCTGTGCGGATCGGGCATGCAGTCGCTGGTCACGGCGGCGCAAATGATCCAGTTGGGCGAGGCCAACGTCGTTCTTGCGGGCGGAATGGAGTCGATGTCGCAGGCTCCGCACGTAATCCGCGGCATGCGATGGGGCGTGGGTCTTGGCGAAGGCAAGCTCGAAGACTCACTGATGGTCGCATTGCTCGACACCTACTGCGGTCTTTACATGGCGAATACTGCTGAACTTTATGCAGAGCAGCAAGGCATCACACGCGAGATGCAGGACGAGTTCGCACTGCGCTCACAGAGGTGTGCGGATGATGCGTACAAAGCCGGCCGCCTTCAGGAAGAACTTGTTCCCGTTCCGCTGAAGAACCGCAAAGGCGAACCAAGCGGCGAAATGTTCACGGAAGACGATCATCGCCGTCCAGAAACTACGATCGAGAGCCTGCAAAAACTGAAGCCCGCATTTGGCAAGAATGGTTCCGTAACCGCTGGAAATGCCAGCGGGATCGTCGACGGCGGGGCCGCCGCGGTCATGATGAATTTGGATGAAGCGCAGAAGCGTGGGCTGAAGCCGCTGGGGCGTATCGTCAGTTGGGGCATTGCTGGTGTGGATCCGAAGATCATGGGCAGTGGTCCGGTACCCGCGTCGAAGATGGCGCTGAAGAAAGCGGGGCTAACCCTTGCAGACGTCGACCTGATCGAAGTCAATGAAGCGTTTGCCGCACAATACTTGGCGGTCGAAAAAGAACTCGGACTCGATCGCGAGAAGGTGAATGTCAACGGCGGTGCCATTGCCTTGGGCCATCCGCTGGGCGCGACAGGGACGCGGTTGGTGATTACACTTCTTCACGAACTGCGGCGGCGCGGAAAGAAGTACGGCCTCGCGACGGCTTGTATAGGTGGTGGACAAGGGATCGCAGTGATCGTGGAAGCTTTTAAGTAATAACCGCGGATTGCGCGGATTGTTACGGATTTGGAGAAACCGATGGAAATCAAGAAGGTAGGCGTCTGCGGTTGCGGTCTGATGGGCTCGGGCATTGCGCAGGTTTCGGCGATGGCCGGATTCGACGTGGTCGTCCTTGAGGCTGACCAAAAGTATC harbors:
- a CDS encoding acetyl-CoA C-acetyltransferase, yielding MPNSTDIVIVSGVRTPMGRYCGKLKDFTAMELGAAAAKGALERAGVDPKDVDHVVFGNAQQTSGDALYGARHVGLRAGVPIETPALTVNRLCGSGMQSLVTAAQMIQLGEANVVLAGGMESMSQAPHVIRGMRWGVGLGEGKLEDSLMVALLDTYCGLYMANTAELYAEQQGITREMQDEFALRSQRCADDAYKAGRLQEELVPVPLKNRKGEPSGEMFTEDDHRRPETTIESLQKLKPAFGKNGSVTAGNASGIVDGGAAAVMMNLDEAQKRGLKPLGRIVSWGIAGVDPKIMGSGPVPASKMALKKAGLTLADVDLIEVNEAFAAQYLAVEKELGLDREKVNVNGGAIALGHPLGATGTRLVITLLHELRRRGKKYGLATACIGGGQGIAVIVEAFK